From a single Candidatus Thorarchaeota archaeon genomic region:
- a CDS encoding PAC2 family protein has product MAFVATKDSGFEIILKDGFKIPPGSTFICGFHGLGEVGFLSTAHLTRALDARRVGFIKTDMLPLFVSMENEKLVLPFELYSYENFIFLVPRFQPHQSEQWQFIDRIARWIVENKFEEILLLGGLDASFKEDDEDMRCVPTTAYKDRLDKWSIPLLEEGLFVAGPLALLLAELEMRDYPGLGLLTYATRGRPDPRSAATMLQKINSVYGLDASVDQLLEESKEIERLEKMRKSIESDDRSTDMFV; this is encoded by the coding sequence ATGGCTTTCGTAGCAACTAAAGACTCAGGATTTGAGATTATTCTGAAAGACGGTTTTAAGATTCCTCCGGGTTCGACCTTTATCTGTGGTTTTCATGGACTTGGTGAGGTCGGGTTTCTGAGCACTGCACATCTCACACGTGCATTAGACGCCCGTAGAGTCGGTTTCATCAAGACAGATATGCTTCCTCTGTTTGTATCAATGGAGAATGAAAAACTGGTTCTCCCCTTTGAACTGTATTCATACGAGAACTTCATCTTTCTCGTGCCACGGTTTCAACCACATCAGTCCGAACAGTGGCAATTTATTGATCGTATTGCCCGATGGATTGTTGAAAACAAGTTTGAAGAGATTCTCCTGCTTGGTGGTCTGGATGCCAGCTTTAAGGAGGATGATGAGGACATGCGCTGTGTTCCGACAACAGCATACAAAGATCGTTTGGACAAGTGGTCTATCCCTCTTCTTGAGGAAGGTCTATTCGTTGCAGGGCCATTAGCTCTTCTGCTTGCAGAGCTGGAGATGCGTGATTATCCCGGTCTTGGACTTTTGACTTATGCCACACGCGGCCGTCCTGATCCACGTTCTGCTGCAACCATGTTGCAAAAGATAAACAGTGTATATGGTCTAGATGCCAGCGTTGATCAGTTGCTTGAAGAGAGCAAGGAGATTGAGCGTCTGGAGAAGATGCGCAAGTCAATTGAGTCTGATGATCGTTCAACAGATATGTTCGTCTAG
- a CDS encoding threonine synthase, translating to MPVYSKIQCSRCGKTYDSHRVPANDACGGRIEFYLDIEALKERVTRKSLDSQKVGLRRYIEFLPLEDATTITTLGEGGTPLLQSNRLAETLGLQSLYLKNETVNPTGSFKDRPISVGVNRAFADGSHTVVSASSGNAASAMAAYAARMGLRAVVLVPEDIPRGKLTHIQALGALVFRVRAIETGIDPTTQLLWKLNELEGWTPVPSFGPFNGFQFEGTKTLGYEIVEQLEWDVPDWILFPTGSGGLMAGTMKGLLELYEIGLIDRLPRPVIVQPKGCAPIVRAYTQSSDKIKPWGEPHTSCGGLADPIPWDGDAALKYLYQANGTAIAVSDEDTTKWLLRLAKTEGIFAEPSGAAGLAGLEILVKQGVIDRQDTVVVPITGSGFKDLEFARSQLPETPVINPTIDDLKLDLTTGGNSTD from the coding sequence TTGCCAGTATACAGTAAGATACAGTGTTCCCGATGCGGTAAGACATACGATTCCCACAGGGTTCCAGCCAATGATGCATGTGGAGGAAGAATAGAATTTTACCTTGATATCGAAGCGCTAAAGGAAAGGGTGACACGCAAGAGTCTCGACAGTCAAAAGGTGGGGCTCAGGAGATACATTGAGTTCTTACCACTCGAGGATGCTACCACGATCACAACCCTTGGAGAGGGAGGAACACCGTTACTACAAAGCAATAGATTGGCCGAAACCCTGGGTTTGCAGAGTCTATATCTCAAAAATGAGACCGTCAATCCAACAGGATCGTTTAAGGACAGACCGATCAGTGTAGGAGTAAACAGAGCGTTTGCGGACGGATCCCATACTGTTGTCTCTGCCTCCTCGGGAAACGCGGCTTCCGCAATGGCCGCCTATGCTGCAAGGATGGGATTGAGAGCAGTAGTACTGGTACCCGAAGACATACCACGCGGAAAACTAACACATATACAAGCTCTTGGGGCACTTGTGTTTAGAGTTAGAGCAATTGAAACCGGAATAGATCCAACGACTCAGTTGCTATGGAAACTAAACGAATTGGAGGGGTGGACGCCAGTTCCATCATTTGGACCATTCAATGGATTTCAATTTGAAGGGACAAAGACCTTGGGATATGAGATAGTAGAACAACTTGAGTGGGACGTGCCGGACTGGATCCTGTTCCCAACGGGTAGCGGTGGACTGATGGCCGGAACCATGAAGGGATTGCTGGAACTCTACGAGATAGGCCTCATTGATAGACTACCACGACCAGTAATTGTCCAGCCTAAAGGATGCGCTCCAATTGTGCGAGCGTACACTCAGTCATCTGACAAGATCAAACCATGGGGAGAACCTCATACAAGTTGTGGAGGTCTCGCAGACCCGATACCGTGGGACGGAGATGCAGCTTTGAAATATCTCTATCAGGCCAACGGTACAGCGATCGCGGTCTCAGATGAGGACACTACGAAATGGCTGCTCAGACTGGCAAAGACAGAGGGGATTTTTGCGGAACCTAGTGGGGCCGCAGGATTAGCGGGACTTGAGATCCTCGTAAAACAGGGAGTTATTGACAGACAGGATACTGTGGTCGTTCCTATCACAGGAAGCGGATTTAAGGATCTTGAGTTTGCAAGAAGTCAACTTCCGGAAACACCCGTTATCAACCCAACTATAGACGATCTCAAATTGGATCTGACAACTGGAGGCAACTCAACTGATTGA
- a CDS encoding nucleoside deaminase, whose product MNEAIAEAKRGLEEGGIPIGAVLVIDNKIVGRGHNQRVQRGSAILHAEMDCLENAGRLTAEQYKKATLFSTLSPCDMCSGAVLLYGIPHVVVGEDTNFQGQTEYLRKRGVKVTILQDPTCIEMMSKFIKENPSLWNEDIGE is encoded by the coding sequence ATGAATGAGGCAATTGCAGAGGCGAAACGTGGACTTGAGGAGGGAGGAATCCCAATTGGTGCAGTATTGGTCATTGATAACAAAATAGTAGGGAGAGGCCACAACCAACGGGTTCAAAGGGGCAGTGCAATTCTACACGCTGAGATGGATTGCCTTGAGAATGCCGGACGCCTTACTGCTGAACAATACAAGAAGGCAACCCTGTTTTCAACACTGTCACCATGTGACATGTGTAGTGGAGCTGTCCTGCTATACGGAATCCCGCATGTGGTCGTTGGAGAAGATACGAACTTTCAAGGTCAAACAGAGTATCTTCGAAAAAGAGGTGTGAAAGTGACGATCCTTCAAGATCCCACATGCATCGAGATGATGAGCAAATTCATCAAAGAAAATCCTTCGTTGTGGAACGAGGACATTGGTGAGTGA
- the sucC gene encoding ADP-forming succinate--CoA ligase subunit beta — MKLFEHEAKDVFRAFKMPTPPGGVAKTPEEAKERAKEIGKPVVVKAQVLSGKRGKAGGVKFAVTPDEAAEVAKQILAMRINDLPVEAVLVEEKLDIAQEIYAGITIDRNERKYVVIGSAAGGMSIEELAETQPEKIIKRHVEPHLGFQSYEAREMAIAMGFKGKQISKLAGFFVKLWNIVEAYDVELTEINPLILTKDGRFLAADARLNIDDNALYRHKDLIEKLKRAPVEQNERERRATEEGMAYVELDGDIACICNGAGLTMATLDAVSLHGGKASTFLDLGGGADAERVSQGIEIALMYPKVKAILINIMGGITRCDEVAKGIVTARKEKGINVPMVIRMVGTNEEEGQKILNDAGIPFLSTMEEAASKVVELVKEVS, encoded by the coding sequence ATGAAACTATTTGAACATGAAGCGAAGGATGTGTTTCGCGCCTTCAAGATGCCGACCCCACCTGGCGGGGTTGCCAAGACTCCTGAAGAAGCAAAAGAACGCGCTAAGGAGATTGGCAAACCAGTCGTTGTCAAGGCACAGGTGCTCTCGGGAAAGAGAGGAAAGGCAGGAGGAGTCAAGTTTGCAGTTACTCCTGATGAGGCTGCAGAAGTCGCTAAACAGATCCTTGCAATGAGGATCAATGACCTGCCAGTTGAGGCAGTTCTTGTAGAAGAGAAACTCGATATCGCACAGGAGATCTATGCAGGAATCACTATTGATCGCAATGAACGCAAGTATGTTGTGATTGGTAGTGCAGCAGGTGGCATGTCCATTGAAGAGCTAGCTGAGACCCAACCGGAGAAGATCATCAAGAGACATGTAGAGCCACATCTCGGATTTCAGAGCTATGAGGCCCGTGAAATGGCGATTGCGATGGGCTTCAAGGGAAAACAGATCTCCAAGCTTGCAGGATTCTTTGTCAAGCTCTGGAATATTGTAGAGGCGTATGACGTGGAGCTGACCGAAATCAACCCACTTATCCTGACAAAAGATGGGCGATTCTTAGCGGCTGACGCACGACTCAATATCGATGATAATGCCTTATACAGACACAAGGACTTGATTGAGAAATTAAAGAGGGCGCCCGTGGAACAGAATGAACGCGAGCGTCGTGCCACAGAAGAGGGAATGGCGTATGTTGAACTTGATGGCGACATCGCGTGCATCTGTAACGGTGCAGGACTGACTATGGCAACTCTTGATGCAGTATCACTACATGGTGGTAAGGCAAGCACATTTCTGGACCTTGGCGGTGGTGCCGACGCCGAACGTGTATCTCAGGGAATTGAGATCGCTCTGATGTATCCCAAGGTCAAGGCCATCCTGATCAACATCATGGGTGGAATCACTCGGTGCGATGAGGTCGCAAAAGGGATTGTGACTGCCCGTAAGGAAAAGGGAATCAATGTACCGATGGTCATCAGAATGGTCGGAACGAATGAGGAAGAGGGCCAGAAGATTCTCAATGACGCAGGAATTCCATTCCTCAGTACAATGGAGGAGGCTGCCTCAAAGGTGGTCGAACTCGTGAAGGAGGTCTCATAG
- a CDS encoding RsmB/NOP family class I SAM-dependent RNA methyltransferase yields the protein MGKKQVREHAKILAKKYGYLPYMIERYITLWGEEETLQFLDACERPVRTAIRINTLKADIKDVVERLEEKGVRLEQIPWIPEGFWADFGEMSPGALTEHMLGEYYIQGTPSMTATRVLDPQPDEIIMDLAAAPGGKTTHIAQLQQNRGIIIAIEQDRLRIGSLESNIYRCGVTNAIVLRGDARKIKPIGITPDRILLDAPCSGEGLIPLDHSRKTSKTMPDIRFCATVEDELLHTAVDALAPGGTMVYATCSIAPEENEYIVDGILHRHPEMKIVPIDLEFGSPGITSPYGIQMNKSLALARRFLPHLHGTEGFFICKMTKEA from the coding sequence ATGGGCAAGAAACAGGTACGCGAGCATGCAAAAATTCTCGCAAAGAAATACGGGTATCTTCCATACATGATCGAGAGATACATTACACTTTGGGGAGAAGAGGAGACACTTCAGTTCTTGGATGCATGTGAACGTCCAGTACGTACAGCCATTCGTATCAACACATTGAAAGCAGATATCAAAGATGTAGTTGAACGCCTTGAGGAAAAAGGTGTCAGATTAGAACAGATCCCATGGATTCCGGAGGGGTTCTGGGCGGATTTTGGGGAGATGTCCCCAGGTGCACTGACTGAACACATGTTGGGCGAATACTACATCCAGGGGACACCATCTATGACTGCCACGCGGGTCTTGGATCCGCAACCGGACGAGATCATCATGGATCTTGCAGCGGCACCCGGAGGAAAAACAACACACATTGCCCAGCTCCAACAGAACAGGGGAATCATTATAGCTATCGAACAGGACAGATTAAGAATAGGAAGTCTAGAGAGCAATATTTACAGATGCGGTGTGACCAACGCAATTGTTCTTCGTGGTGATGCTCGGAAAATAAAACCGATTGGAATCACACCAGATAGAATCTTACTTGATGCACCATGCTCAGGAGAGGGTCTCATTCCATTAGATCATTCAAGAAAGACCAGCAAGACAATGCCGGATATCCGATTCTGTGCAACTGTTGAGGACGAACTTCTGCATACAGCTGTTGATGCCTTAGCACCAGGGGGAACAATGGTCTATGCGACTTGCTCTATTGCCCCTGAAGAGAATGAATACATCGTTGACGGGATCCTTCACCGCCACCCAGAAATGAAGATAGTGCCAATCGATCTCGAATTCGGCAGTCCGGGAATCACCAGTCCCTACGGAATCCAAATGAACAAATCACTGGCATTAGCTCGTAGATTTCTGCCACACTTGCATGGCACAGAGGGCTTTTTCATCTGCAAGATGACCAAGGAGGCATAG
- the sucD gene encoding succinate--CoA ligase subunit alpha, with the protein MAVLVDKDTRIIVQGITGSQGTFHSAAMLEYGTKIVAGVTPGKGGAEVNGLPVYDSVREAKEAHDATASVIFVPAPFAGDAALEAIAADLNPVVIITEHVPVKDEIQVIHAAARKGITIIGPNTPGIITPSAKQKLGIMPGHVFADGPAALMSRSGTLTYEIAAGMTNAGIGITTAIGLGGDPCVGLTTVEAVQIFEKDPHTKAMVLVGEIGGDAEERAAAYIKEHVDIPVVGFIAGRTAPPGKRMGHAGAIISGSSGTAAAKIKALNDAGVRVADRPSDIPRLLKEML; encoded by the coding sequence ATGGCGGTACTTGTAGACAAAGACACTCGTATAATAGTCCAAGGAATTACTGGATCACAGGGAACATTTCACTCCGCGGCCATGCTTGAGTATGGCACCAAGATTGTTGCGGGAGTCACTCCGGGAAAGGGTGGTGCTGAGGTCAATGGACTTCCCGTCTATGATAGCGTTAGAGAGGCGAAGGAAGCTCATGATGCGACCGCCTCAGTTATCTTTGTACCAGCCCCATTTGCTGGAGATGCAGCACTAGAGGCCATCGCGGCTGATCTCAACCCTGTTGTGATCATCACAGAACATGTACCCGTAAAAGATGAAATCCAGGTCATCCATGCAGCAGCAAGGAAAGGCATCACCATAATCGGCCCCAATACACCAGGAATCATCACCCCAAGCGCAAAACAGAAACTGGGCATCATGCCAGGTCATGTCTTTGCGGATGGCCCTGCCGCACTCATGTCACGAAGCGGTACTCTCACCTATGAGATCGCCGCCGGAATGACGAATGCAGGCATCGGCATAACAACAGCCATCGGCCTCGGTGGAGACCCTTGTGTAGGACTCACCACGGTTGAAGCGGTTCAGATCTTCGAGAAAGACCCACACACCAAGGCAATGGTCTTGGTAGGTGAGATTGGTGGCGATGCTGAAGAACGTGCAGCAGCCTACATCAAGGAACATGTGGACATTCCTGTCGTCGGTTTCATTGCGGGCAGGACCGCACCACCAGGTAAGAGAATGGGACATGCGGGAGCCATCATCAGTGGAAGCTCAGGTACCGCTGCTGCCAAGATAAAGGCGCTCAATGATGCAGGCGTCCGTGTTGCTGACAGACCTAGCGACATCCCACGACTGCTCAAGGAGATGTTATAG
- a CDS encoding HD domain-containing protein produces MTESEKLLDAYVRGIFAGYKKGAHTYDHTLRVYMMSLQIGNELDANLRVLGAAALLHDIGRVRETETGISHSILSGQMARPALRQAGYSEEEITQIIEAIRTHRFSEGLTPTTLEGHILSDADKLDAMGAVGVYRAIAQSVRDGRDMEGFLHHADEKLLKLANLIHTQPAKRMAHQRHQILQSFVEQLREEISLEEGLTSQ; encoded by the coding sequence ATGACTGAGAGCGAAAAGTTACTTGATGCATATGTCAGAGGCATTTTTGCGGGATACAAAAAGGGGGCACATACCTACGATCATACGTTACGAGTCTACATGATGTCACTACAGATCGGAAATGAACTTGATGCCAATCTACGTGTATTAGGAGCGGCTGCACTTCTACATGACATCGGCCGCGTGAGAGAAACTGAGACTGGAATATCGCACTCGATCCTCTCAGGTCAGATGGCACGTCCTGCACTCCGACAGGCAGGATATTCAGAAGAGGAGATCACCCAGATAATTGAAGCAATCCGGACTCACAGGTTCAGTGAGGGACTCACCCCAACCACTCTTGAGGGTCACATCCTCAGCGATGCCGACAAACTTGATGCAATGGGAGCAGTAGGAGTCTACAGAGCGATTGCTCAATCAGTGAGAGATGGAAGGGATATGGAAGGATTTCTTCACCATGCCGATGAAAAACTATTGAAATTAGCAAATCTGATTCACACCCAACCTGCTAAACGAATGGCACACCAGCGACATCAGATTCTACAGTCGTTCGTCGAACAGCTGAGAGAAGAGATCTCTCTGGAGGAAGGTCTTACTTCTCAATGA
- the cyaB gene encoding class IV adenylate cyclase, with protein MNDSFEVEIKIPVHTHNITTMLTNLGLQPERIEHHEDHYFNHPCRDFAETDEALRLRHVRTEPPSALQGEGIARIELTYKGPKLDPLSKTRVEINSIISDKNGLIAIIEHLGFRDVAVVRKTRTIYHMNDVEVCVDVVEGLGTFVELESITASKDAIPAVRDHLFEIARMLHLDPVTMIRKSYLELIIEK; from the coding sequence ATGAACGACTCCTTTGAGGTTGAAATTAAGATTCCCGTGCATACCCACAATATTACCACAATGCTGACCAACTTGGGGCTTCAGCCAGAACGGATCGAACATCACGAGGATCACTATTTTAACCATCCCTGTCGTGATTTTGCCGAGACCGATGAGGCACTTCGCCTTCGTCATGTACGAACCGAGCCTCCTTCTGCTCTGCAAGGTGAAGGGATCGCTCGCATTGAACTGACCTATAAGGGGCCAAAGCTAGACCCTCTCTCTAAGACACGAGTTGAGATCAATTCTATAATCTCTGATAAGAACGGACTCATTGCTATCATCGAGCACCTTGGTTTTCGTGATGTGGCTGTTGTTCGAAAGACACGGACTATCTATCACATGAACGATGTCGAGGTCTGTGTTGATGTAGTCGAGGGCCTAGGAACCTTTGTCGAATTAGAGTCAATTACGGCTTCCAAAGATGCTATCCCCGCTGTTCGTGATCATCTCTTCGAGATTGCACGTATGTTGCATCTCGATCCTGTTACGATGATTCGCAAGTCGTACTTGGAGCTTATCATTGAGAAGTAA